One Polynucleobacter sp. SHI8 genomic window, GAGGTAGGGGCACCTGCAAGATATAGGGGAGTAAAAATTGGTAGTGTGAATTCAATTGCACTTTCCGGGCCAATTTACGAACGTAAAGTACCCATCGCTGACCAAAAACAATACGTGGTGATTCGTATTGAAATTTTGCAACGCGATGATCAGACTCAAGATGATATTGCTTCTGAAATAACTAACTTAGTGGAGAAAAATCTTCGCGCGAGAGTCAGAGCAGCTGGAATCACAGGCGTAAACTATATTGAATTTGACTCTTTAGCCGATGCTGAAAACTATCCAGAGTTGGCCTATGACTGGCAGCCGAAATACCCAGTTGTGCCTTCATTACCAAGTCAAGCAGATATGGTCATAGCCGGAGTACAAAAAGCATTGAAGATGGTGGATGACGTTCATTTGGCTGATACTCAAGAAAAAATGAATCAATTAATTACCAATTTAAATCAGCTCGTTGCGGGAGATGGCAAAAAACAACCTGGCCTCGTGCAATCAGCGAACGATTTAAATCAATTGATTAATCAGTTAAATAAGATAGTTTCTAATAAAGATATTGAAGCCTTT contains:
- a CDS encoding MlaD family protein, whose amino-acid sequence is MSQKNENYFRLGLFVLIGIGLLIALTLIFGAGNFNKKTTIVETYVSGSVTGLEVGAPARYRGVKIGSVNSIALSGPIYERKVPIADQKQYVVIRIEILQRDDQTQDDIASEITNLVEKNLRARVRAAGITGVNYIEFDSLADAENYPELAYDWQPKYPVVPSLPSQADMVIAGVQKALKMVDDVHLADTQEKMNQLITNLNQLVAGDGKKQPGLVQSANDLNQLINQLNKIVSNKDIEAFTAQASSSAFALRQKLNSIEGDSQLSMEQIKQTTEQLNDLSRNLSRNPSSIVLGTPPPKINLPEVVAK